In Pseudobacter ginsenosidimutans, the following are encoded in one genomic region:
- a CDS encoding helix-turn-helix transcriptional regulator gives MQLPPSPHIAHIVKHYLVLKAGGHGDSVHRLFADGNTGIVFNLAAASLKSSSDAASMHSCWLYGQLNSFRDLTLSGSIHWVIVVLQPYGAYHLWNVPATEWKDSFFPAQEVLGNAVENIGSRLQQAASVSDCIGLLNAWLFRISEKMKQPDPLMLQAIQQIRAGKGSLPVHVLLKQLQVNERMLERKFKLNTGVTPKQYSGIVRMNASARKLKQLQYKESLTAIAYENNYFDQAHFIKDFRKYTGITPWQYQHTVAPLALNFLRL, from the coding sequence ATGCAATTGCCTCCATCTCCCCATATTGCACATATCGTAAAGCATTACCTTGTGCTGAAAGCAGGCGGTCACGGGGATTCTGTGCACCGTTTGTTTGCAGATGGCAATACGGGTATTGTTTTCAATCTTGCAGCCGCATCCCTGAAATCAAGCAGCGATGCGGCTTCAATGCATAGTTGCTGGTTATATGGGCAATTGAACAGCTTCCGGGATCTTACTCTCAGTGGCTCTATCCATTGGGTGATCGTGGTATTGCAACCATACGGTGCTTATCATCTCTGGAATGTGCCTGCAACGGAATGGAAAGACAGTTTCTTTCCGGCACAGGAAGTATTGGGCAACGCTGTTGAGAACATAGGCAGCCGTTTGCAGCAAGCTGCTTCCGTAAGTGATTGTATCGGATTGCTGAACGCATGGCTGTTCCGGATCTCTGAAAAAATGAAACAACCTGATCCCCTGATGCTGCAGGCCATTCAGCAGATCAGGGCCGGCAAAGGCAGTCTTCCCGTGCATGTATTATTGAAACAATTGCAGGTGAATGAACGGATGCTGGAAAGAAAATTCAAACTGAATACCGGCGTCACACCCAAACAATATTCCGGTATCGTGCGGATGAATGCAAGCGCCAGAAAATTGAAACAGCTGCAATACAAAGAAAGCCTCACCGCCATAGCTTATGAAAACAATTATTTCGATCAGGCGCATTTCATCAAAGACTTCAGAAAGTATACAGGCATCACTCCCTGGCAGTACCAGCACACTGTAGCTCCCCTCGCACTCAATTTCCTGCGATTATAA
- a CDS encoding DUF3050 domain-containing protein yields MNSNIEKLRGSVEPLKQEIINHKLYSVIENIGDIRTFMQHHVYAVWDFMSLLKSLQYNLTCTTIPWFPKGDAETRYLINEIVTGEESDVDPNGKRMSHFELYMQAMEQCGASTEPIKQFITTLQESSNLLPAFEASGLPSTVRDFVTFTFHVIATDQPHLQAAVFCFGREDLIPEMFHSIVNDISEGTPENISLFQYYLKRHIEMDGGLHSELALQMVAKLCGDNEEYWQQAEAVVKAALQFRINLWNGVYDAIVARKN; encoded by the coding sequence ATGAACAGTAATATCGAGAAGCTCCGGGGAAGCGTGGAACCTTTGAAGCAGGAAATCATCAATCACAAACTCTACTCCGTAATCGAAAACATCGGGGATATAAGGACCTTTATGCAACACCATGTGTATGCGGTATGGGACTTCATGAGCCTTCTCAAATCTTTACAATATAATCTTACCTGTACTACTATTCCCTGGTTTCCCAAAGGAGACGCGGAAACAAGGTATCTGATCAATGAGATCGTTACGGGTGAAGAATCCGATGTTGATCCGAACGGGAAAAGAATGAGCCATTTTGAGCTTTATATGCAGGCGATGGAGCAATGCGGAGCGTCAACAGAGCCGATCAAACAGTTCATTACAACATTACAGGAAAGCAGCAACCTGTTGCCCGCATTTGAAGCATCCGGCCTGCCCTCCACCGTGCGTGATTTTGTTACCTTCACTTTCCATGTGATAGCTACTGACCAGCCTCACCTGCAGGCGGCTGTATTCTGTTTTGGAAGAGAAGACCTGATCCCGGAAATGTTCCATTCCATTGTGAACGATATCAGCGAAGGCACTCCGGAAAATATTTCACTTTTCCAGTATTATCTCAAACGCCACATTGAAATGGACGGCGGCCTTCATAGTGAGCTGGCCCTGCAGATGGTAGCCAAACTCTGCGGTGATAATGAAGAATACTGGCAGCAGGCAGAAGCTGTTGTAAAGGCTGCTCTTCAGTTCCGCATCAATCTCTGGAATGGTGTGTATGATGCCATCGTTGCAAGGAAAAATTAA
- a CDS encoding tetratricopeptide repeat protein yields the protein MIRSLSIFVILVLTSGVVSRSFAQSGSKAETALNQLMEGNARLAKSTADEAIASDRNNSLAYAVRGNSLTMISGWKSGLPDLEKATKLSPDNGLYLSMLADVYNGLGQEANAKKAAEKAFVALRSPKTAFDYFARGTVNSRLNRSDEAIADYTAAIQMKPNFVRAYGKRAGIYYDNKKATEAIFDYTMCTNLSPDYTAGFYYRGLIYMDQGRYKNAIEDFSSVIKVDASYTDAYLNRGISSANLRNFNDALYDYEKVEKLEPDYWQIYNRKGHIYYQQEYWQSAVQEYTTAIQKKPKEAISYVYRANTYSRMGDAEKCLMDFLMAQNLDPKLSDVYLNRGNVFYNAEMYEDALKDYKKVIELSPKWSGAYFNAALALQGDQKFSEAISYFQKAIDIDPKNLDAYLNKAYAFDALGNKKAADAERKKYVEMGGEQQAVGKNVYRNMYPEMEFDANLAKSKLERGNCTIRGRACTKVDGGIYYAKGVKVVLYPVTPYLEAWYELREKKEGKRTGVFMSKEASRYKMEVTTDYEGNFQFQGLKPGKYFIQVMHEFNQAKTARIYTGSDVSQNGPVRTTTNYYYDQDYTVARSKRLEKFVDIKDAGDSKRVTLANGVIKSCTL from the coding sequence ATGATACGTAGTTTGTCAATTTTTGTTATCCTGGTGCTTACCAGTGGGGTGGTTTCACGGTCTTTTGCTCAAAGCGGCTCTAAAGCCGAGACTGCCCTCAATCAATTAATGGAAGGAAATGCAAGGCTGGCCAAATCCACTGCCGATGAAGCGATCGCTTCGGACAGGAATAACTCCCTGGCCTATGCGGTACGCGGGAACTCACTCACCATGATCTCCGGCTGGAAAAGCGGTCTTCCCGATCTCGAAAAAGCAACTAAGCTCAGTCCTGATAACGGACTCTATCTCTCGATGCTCGCCGATGTTTACAATGGACTCGGACAGGAAGCGAATGCCAAAAAAGCAGCTGAAAAAGCGTTTGTGGCTCTCCGCTCTCCCAAAACCGCTTTCGATTATTTTGCACGCGGTACCGTGAACTCCCGCCTGAACAGGTCCGATGAAGCGATCGCCGATTATACTGCGGCCATTCAGATGAAACCGAATTTCGTTCGTGCCTATGGCAAGAGGGCAGGCATTTATTATGATAACAAGAAAGCAACTGAAGCGATCTTCGATTACACCATGTGTACGAACCTCTCGCCCGATTACACGGCTGGTTTCTATTATCGCGGCCTGATCTATATGGACCAGGGCAGGTACAAAAATGCGATCGAAGATTTTTCCAGTGTGATCAAGGTGGATGCATCTTATACTGATGCCTATCTCAACAGGGGTATCAGTTCCGCCAACCTGAGGAACTTCAATGATGCACTCTACGATTATGAAAAAGTGGAAAAGCTGGAGCCAGACTACTGGCAGATCTACAATCGTAAAGGCCATATTTATTATCAGCAGGAATACTGGCAGAGTGCGGTGCAGGAGTATACTACGGCCATTCAGAAAAAGCCAAAGGAAGCCATCTCCTACGTTTACAGGGCCAATACTTATTCAAGAATGGGCGATGCGGAAAAATGCCTGATGGATTTCCTGATGGCGCAGAATCTCGATCCTAAATTGAGTGATGTTTACCTGAACCGTGGCAATGTTTTCTACAATGCAGAAATGTATGAAGATGCTTTGAAGGATTATAAGAAAGTGATCGAACTCAGCCCGAAATGGTCAGGTGCTTATTTCAATGCTGCGCTTGCACTGCAGGGAGATCAAAAGTTTTCCGAAGCGATCAGTTATTTCCAGAAAGCTATCGATATCGATCCAAAGAATTTAGATGCCTACCTGAACAAAGCCTATGCTTTTGATGCCCTCGGCAACAAAAAAGCGGCTGATGCTGAACGTAAGAAATATGTGGAGATGGGTGGTGAACAGCAGGCCGTAGGTAAAAATGTGTACAGGAACATGTATCCTGAAATGGAGTTCGATGCCAACCTGGCGAAAAGCAAGCTGGAACGTGGCAATTGCACCATTCGCGGAAGGGCATGCACCAAAGTGGATGGAGGCATCTACTATGCAAAGGGTGTAAAAGTGGTCCTCTACCCTGTTACTCCTTACCTGGAAGCGTGGTATGAGTTGCGCGAGAAAAAAGAAGGAAAGAGAACGGGTGTATTCATGTCAAAAGAAGCCAGCAGGTATAAGATGGAGGTCACCACCGATTACGAGGGGAATTTCCAGTTCCAGGGATTGAAGCCTGGTAAATATTTTATCCAGGTGATGCACGAATTCAACCAGGCAAAAACTGCCAGGATCTACACCGGCTCTGATGTTTCCCAGAACGGACCTGTAAGGACCACCACCAATTATTATTACGATCAGGATTATACAGTAGCCAGATCAAAGAGGCTTGAAAAATTTGTTGATATCAAGGATGCCGGCGACAGCAAACGTGTTACGCTCGCCAATGGCGTTATCAAAAGCTGTACCCTGTAA
- a CDS encoding YdeI/OmpD-associated family protein: protein MTKEITIIDPGSRTKWRSWLEKNHEKTGITIWVKIAKKNPEKRGLPYDAAVEEALCFGWIDSTTRSYDEAHFIQSFTVRKPKSPWSPINKERVKRLIRDGLMMPAGHNSIKAARANGYWSIMDEVEQLKVPADLQAAFRKNRKAEKFFETMSKSDKKLALKWLVLAQKQETREKRILALIENGNEGLKPKQLQ from the coding sequence ATGACTAAAGAAATCACCATCATCGATCCGGGCAGCCGAACCAAATGGAGGTCGTGGCTGGAAAAGAACCACGAAAAAACCGGCATTACCATTTGGGTGAAGATCGCAAAGAAAAACCCGGAAAAACGCGGACTGCCGTATGATGCAGCCGTTGAAGAAGCCCTTTGCTTCGGCTGGATCGACAGTACCACCCGCAGTTACGATGAAGCGCATTTCATCCAATCCTTCACTGTCCGCAAACCTAAAAGCCCCTGGTCACCGATCAATAAGGAAAGAGTAAAAAGACTGATCAGGGACGGACTGATGATGCCCGCGGGACATAACAGCATCAAGGCTGCAAGGGCCAACGGTTACTGGTCCATCATGGATGAAGTGGAGCAATTGAAAGTTCCCGCAGACCTGCAGGCCGCATTCAGGAAAAATAGAAAAGCGGAAAAATTCTTCGAAACAATGAGCAAGTCAGATAAAAAACTCGCGCTTAAATGGCTGGTGCTTGCTCAAAAACAGGAAACCAGGGAAAAGAGGATCCTTGCACTAATAGAGAACGGGAACGAAGGGCTAAAACCAAAACAATTGCAGTAG
- a CDS encoding phosphatase PAP2 family protein, which translates to MLKTIATAILTFCTAYLFGQQDLPDTLPAPKKDFWHSKTVNISLAPAGFFAASALTWNQRGEVRKFRNRYIPTFRHHYDDYLQYLPAVTVFGLNAAGVKGKHTVKRAFVSYAFSAVIMGSIVNTIKYTAKVERPDGSSNNSFPSGHTANSFMNASFLHKEYGQYRNPLYSVGAYAASTATAIGRQMNNRHWISDVLAGAGIGILSTEVGYLIADQVFKDRGARPILHKDPIPVDGKPSFVEMRIGFAVMTSKDLMKHHSDVYATNGFNLGVEGAWFFHRNIGVGAEFAFTSFPINDNNAGFDDPDIPIISTGHYTQPMGVRYLHAGPFFNYPLPRNWFITGKFLAGTSVGAEGNIMLPLREEFQDIFQAKELPYIRYKPERAFGWSSGLGIMKRIGRNLGLKAYTNYFHSKHDFKFDIIHDVDQNGHVSFSDLATEKISFNHITFGLALTAILW; encoded by the coding sequence ATGCTGAAGACCATTGCAACGGCCATCCTGACCTTTTGCACTGCTTACCTTTTTGGCCAACAGGATCTGCCCGATACCTTACCTGCACCCAAAAAGGATTTCTGGCATAGCAAAACAGTGAACATTTCCCTGGCGCCAGCGGGATTCTTTGCAGCCAGCGCACTTACCTGGAACCAAAGAGGTGAAGTAAGGAAATTCAGGAACCGTTATATTCCCACATTCCGTCATCATTACGATGATTACCTGCAATACCTGCCTGCTGTAACCGTTTTCGGATTGAATGCAGCAGGGGTAAAAGGAAAACATACCGTTAAACGCGCCTTTGTTTCCTATGCATTCTCCGCCGTGATCATGGGCTCCATCGTGAATACCATTAAATACACAGCCAAAGTGGAAAGGCCCGATGGAAGTTCCAACAATTCATTCCCTTCCGGCCATACTGCCAACTCATTCATGAATGCCAGTTTCCTTCACAAAGAGTACGGGCAGTACCGTAATCCGCTCTACAGCGTAGGCGCTTACGCAGCCAGCACCGCTACCGCCATTGGCCGGCAGATGAACAACCGCCACTGGATCTCCGACGTACTGGCCGGTGCGGGCATCGGCATTCTTTCCACTGAAGTGGGTTACCTGATCGCAGACCAGGTGTTTAAAGACAGAGGCGCCAGGCCCATCCTGCACAAAGATCCCATACCGGTAGACGGGAAACCGAGCTTCGTTGAAATGCGTATAGGCTTCGCTGTTATGACCAGCAAAGACCTCATGAAACATCATAGTGATGTTTACGCTACCAATGGATTCAATCTCGGTGTGGAAGGAGCCTGGTTCTTTCACCGGAACATCGGAGTGGGAGCGGAGTTTGCCTTTACCAGCTTTCCTATCAACGACAACAATGCCGGTTTTGATGATCCGGATATCCCCATTATCAGTACAGGTCATTATACTCAGCCTATGGGTGTGCGTTATCTTCATGCCGGACCTTTCTTCAATTATCCATTGCCCCGCAACTGGTTCATCACCGGTAAATTCCTGGCCGGTACTTCCGTGGGCGCTGAAGGCAATATCATGCTTCCCCTGCGGGAAGAATTCCAGGATATTTTCCAGGCCAAAGAATTACCCTATATCCGCTACAAACCTGAGCGGGCCTTCGGTTGGTCCTCAGGGCTGGGCATAATGAAAAGGATCGGGCGCAACCTTGGTCTCAAAGCCTATACCAACTATTTCCACTCCAAACACGATTTCAAATTCGATATCATCCACGACGTGGACCAGAATGGTCATGTAAGCTTCTCTGATCTGGCCACGGAAAAGATCAGCTTCAATCATATCACATTCGGCCTGGCGCTTACAGCCATTCTCTGGTAA
- a CDS encoding DUF2004 domain-containing protein — translation MPIVELPFFGPINTASVEEYYESDFQHNSRTVSVDLNFENNTIDEERLLTVKKFLRNIPDWLSRNNRYILDSLDDDDDDTVREYAEYLKEVLEADVLARLIQIDADPEDQIAQIAEKLHLVRIGLYPDGGGQFAVFDYTIGQDIVDYLVVINTDEYGVLEYMTMES, via the coding sequence ATGCCCATTGTTGAACTTCCATTCTTCGGCCCCATCAACACTGCCTCCGTTGAAGAATATTATGAATCAGATTTTCAGCACAACTCCAGAACAGTATCTGTCGATCTCAATTTCGAGAACAATACCATCGATGAAGAGCGATTGCTCACTGTAAAAAAATTCCTTCGGAACATCCCCGACTGGCTCAGCCGGAATAACCGTTATATACTGGATAGCCTGGATGATGACGATGATGATACCGTAAGAGAATATGCGGAATACCTGAAAGAAGTTTTAGAAGCAGATGTACTGGCACGCCTGATCCAGATTGATGCAGATCCCGAAGATCAGATTGCACAGATCGCAGAAAAGCTGCACCTGGTGCGGATCGGACTGTACCCAGACGGTGGCGGGCAGTTCGCTGTTTTCGATTACACCATCGGACAGGATATTGTAGATTACCTGGTGGTGATCAACACAGATGAGTACGGTGTACTCGAATACATGACGATGGAAAGCTGA
- a CDS encoding YdeI/OmpD-associated family protein: MVTAKPLVNKKYKLERFQARGGWTYALIPDVKMEKKKAFGMIRVRGTIDGIEFAAAHLMPMGKGGLFLPVKAAIRKKIKKEEGDMVHIILYEDNLPTEIPEELQECLADEPIAQKAFIQLTNGEKKAMIEWIYSAKTIATRTDRMAKMINQLAGIQSEK, translated from the coding sequence ATGGTGACTGCAAAACCATTGGTGAACAAAAAATACAAACTGGAAAGATTTCAGGCCAGGGGAGGCTGGACATACGCGCTGATCCCGGATGTAAAAATGGAAAAAAAGAAAGCCTTCGGCATGATCCGCGTCCGGGGAACTATTGATGGCATTGAGTTTGCCGCTGCACACCTGATGCCCATGGGAAAGGGCGGATTGTTCCTTCCCGTTAAAGCAGCCATCAGGAAAAAGATAAAAAAAGAAGAAGGTGATATGGTGCATATCATCTTATATGAAGACAATCTTCCTACAGAAATACCAGAAGAGCTACAGGAATGCCTGGCCGATGAGCCCATTGCGCAAAAGGCCTTCATACAGCTGACCAATGGAGAAAAAAAGGCCATGATCGAATGGATCTACTCCGCTAAAACAATAGCAACCAGAACAGACCGGATGGCTAAAATGATCAACCAGCTTGCCGGCATCCAATCAGAAAAATAA
- a CDS encoding NAD(P)-dependent oxidoreductase: protein MMEKRILERRIAVLGLGQMGRRMAEMYVEQGYQVTVWNRNLSKAKDLSGVIVATSVEQAIADNEIIIICVLDNKAVSDILGQAGEFVFSKKTLINLTTGNPQEAKELESRLTAHGGVYLNGAIQVAPEQMGQPDTTILMAGNKERFNEVKAALDVLGGNIKFLGANASASPAMDLATLSWVYGSYIGLLYGAALVQAEGMQLQDFRDIVGEIAPSFVEFFRHEVNMIQEGNYNITQSPLIISVGATQRIAEAASAAKLDTAFTNVMAGLLQKAQARGFENQEVTAVLKVINTPEK, encoded by the coding sequence ATGATGGAAAAGAGAATTCTGGAAAGACGGATTGCTGTTCTTGGACTTGGACAAATGGGACGCAGGATGGCTGAAATGTACGTAGAGCAAGGTTATCAGGTAACTGTGTGGAATCGAAATCTTTCAAAAGCAAAAGATCTCAGTGGTGTAATAGTAGCAACATCTGTAGAGCAGGCAATTGCAGACAACGAGATCATCATCATCTGTGTACTGGACAATAAAGCTGTATCCGACATTCTGGGCCAGGCAGGTGAATTTGTTTTCAGCAAAAAAACGCTTATCAATCTCACTACCGGAAACCCTCAGGAGGCAAAAGAACTGGAAAGCAGACTTACAGCGCATGGTGGCGTTTATCTCAATGGCGCCATTCAGGTAGCTCCCGAACAGATGGGGCAACCTGATACTACTATACTGATGGCGGGCAATAAAGAGAGATTCAATGAAGTCAAAGCAGCACTGGATGTATTGGGCGGCAATATCAAATTCCTGGGAGCGAATGCGTCCGCTTCACCTGCGATGGACCTGGCAACACTTTCATGGGTATATGGTTCTTATATCGGATTGCTGTATGGAGCGGCCCTGGTGCAGGCAGAAGGCATGCAATTGCAGGACTTCAGGGATATTGTTGGAGAGATAGCGCCTTCCTTTGTTGAATTTTTCAGGCATGAAGTGAATATGATCCAGGAAGGCAATTACAATATCACGCAGAGCCCGCTGATCATCAGTGTGGGCGCCACGCAACGGATTGCTGAGGCAGCATCGGCTGCTAAACTGGATACTGCATTCACCAACGTAATGGCCGGACTGCTTCAGAAAGCACAAGCAAGGGGATTCGAAAACCAGGAAGTTACTGCGGTATTGAAAGTGATCAACACCCCGGAGAAATAA
- a CDS encoding nitrilase family protein, with protein MEPIKIATAQFENRNNDKAWNLQQISNLAAAAKSRGAQVIAFHECSVTGYSFARHLSREQLWEIAEPVPDGNSVQELIRIAGMHDIILLAGLFERTEDKKMYKTYVCVNGSGMIAKFRKLHPFINPYLTPGNEYLLFNLLGWKCSILICYDNNIIENVRATALLGADIIFMPHVTMCTPSPRPGAGFVDASLWLDREANAEKLREEFDGPKGRSWLMKWLPARAYDNAVYAVFSNPIGMDDDQLKNGCSMILDPFGEILAECRTLGNDIAIATLTPEKLTLAGGHRYRNARRPELYGAILAAPHQPVQKVAWIEKK; from the coding sequence ATGGAACCGATCAAAATAGCCACTGCACAATTCGAGAACCGGAATAATGATAAAGCCTGGAACCTGCAACAGATCAGCAATCTGGCGGCAGCAGCCAAATCCCGCGGAGCGCAGGTGATCGCTTTTCATGAATGCTCTGTTACCGGTTACAGTTTTGCCAGGCATCTCAGCAGGGAACAGTTGTGGGAAATTGCCGAGCCCGTTCCGGATGGAAATAGTGTGCAGGAATTGATACGAATTGCAGGAATGCACGATATTATCCTGCTGGCGGGTTTGTTCGAGAGAACGGAAGATAAAAAAATGTACAAAACCTATGTATGTGTGAATGGTTCTGGAATGATAGCGAAATTCCGGAAGCTGCATCCTTTCATCAATCCCTATCTCACTCCCGGTAATGAATACCTGCTGTTTAACCTGCTGGGATGGAAATGCAGTATCCTGATCTGTTACGACAATAATATCATTGAAAACGTGAGGGCCACTGCCCTGCTCGGCGCTGATATCATTTTTATGCCGCATGTAACCATGTGTACGCCTTCACCCAGACCTGGTGCGGGTTTTGTTGATGCTTCACTCTGGCTTGACCGGGAAGCCAATGCCGAAAAGCTCAGGGAGGAATTCGATGGTCCAAAGGGACGAAGCTGGCTGATGAAATGGTTACCTGCCCGGGCATATGACAATGCTGTGTATGCTGTGTTCTCCAATCCAATTGGCATGGATGATGATCAGTTGAAGAATGGATGCTCCATGATCCTGGATCCATTCGGCGAGATCCTGGCGGAATGCAGAACACTGGGAAATGATATTGCCATTGCAACGTTGACGCCGGAAAAGCTCACGCTGGCAGGCGGCCACCGGTACAGGAATGCAAGACGGCCGGAATTGTATGGCGCCATCTTAGCTGCGCCACATCAGCCGGTACAGAAAGTAGCGTGGATAGAAAAGAAATAA
- a CDS encoding outer membrane protein assembly factor BamB family protein: MKSALLSISLLTALVTNAQVQPEFEFQLGTTISKIKWMQQSNTGSLIAATDQNLVGIDPQTKKINWEIKELGSATEDKFENIPGTPYFIVETKQSLGLGTPQLSIIESESGKIIFNSKEADMKIYSKRPLYKLGGLLLDGKKGKRDFISLLDFSTGKERWTKDLGESRSGGFGQMVKKWTSSMMSVLEIPPMVDRNGNMIIVNRKVVTCINSADGTEVWKKEFKDNIDHALLTYDQSNLFVAYENRIDLLNTSNGNSAYGEKLLKLNGKCNGLVPYDQNTYILKHSEGVNLIDASSGALRWKKESGLDNINDVRITPYGLLAISAREKETKFYLINDEGKKVWTFDLSDPTVMIEPTEKGILYFTERRANLVGYDKGKELWKRDIKIKKRPAFGFDNERSRLLVYSDDKLNSFSLTDGNMSILNEEFPLKDYDEDRELASIEVRKNGYFISSLQNTAMVDFDGKMLYNNNFREAGLSKGVRGLMKGVGYAAGAYSAVSGLQSLRARPMKDQNGKSIANNYELYQDESSSAYKRSAASDVASAGVFELASKRYNATKQSKDAIFILTSLEGISGLVKIDKDSGKTLASIPFGDKDPAYIIDEAENKLYVVIKDKFVQGYNLNQ; this comes from the coding sequence ATGAAAAGCGCATTATTGTCCATTTCCCTTTTAACAGCACTGGTTACTAACGCCCAGGTACAACCGGAATTCGAGTTCCAGCTGGGCACAACCATCTCAAAGATCAAATGGATGCAGCAGAGCAATACCGGCTCATTGATAGCTGCAACAGACCAGAACCTCGTAGGTATCGATCCACAGACCAAAAAGATCAACTGGGAGATCAAAGAACTGGGCTCCGCAACAGAAGACAAATTCGAGAACATCCCCGGTACGCCGTACTTCATCGTGGAAACAAAACAATCCCTTGGACTGGGAACGCCTCAGCTGAGCATCATTGAATCCGAAAGCGGCAAGATCATCTTCAACAGCAAGGAAGCCGACATGAAGATCTACAGCAAGCGCCCTCTTTACAAACTGGGCGGACTCCTCCTCGATGGAAAAAAAGGAAAAAGGGATTTCATCTCCCTCCTTGACTTCAGCACAGGAAAGGAAAGATGGACTAAGGATCTGGGAGAATCCCGCAGCGGTGGTTTCGGCCAGATGGTTAAAAAATGGACCAGCTCAATGATGAGCGTGCTGGAGATCCCACCCATGGTAGACAGGAACGGTAATATGATCATCGTGAATCGAAAAGTGGTAACCTGCATCAATAGCGCAGACGGCACCGAGGTATGGAAAAAAGAATTCAAGGACAATATCGATCATGCATTGCTCACATATGATCAGAGCAACCTTTTTGTTGCATACGAGAACCGTATCGACCTTCTCAACACCAGCAACGGCAACAGTGCCTACGGTGAAAAACTGCTCAAACTGAACGGCAAATGCAATGGCCTTGTTCCTTACGACCAGAATACTTATATCCTGAAACATTCAGAGGGCGTGAACCTCATTGATGCATCCTCCGGAGCATTGCGCTGGAAAAAGGAGAGCGGGCTGGACAATATCAATGATGTGCGTATCACCCCGTATGGACTGCTCGCCATCAGCGCCAGGGAAAAAGAAACAAAATTCTACCTCATCAACGATGAAGGAAAGAAAGTCTGGACCTTCGACCTCAGTGATCCTACCGTAATGATCGAACCTACAGAAAAAGGAATTCTCTACTTCACTGAAAGACGCGCCAACCTGGTAGGCTACGATAAAGGAAAGGAATTATGGAAAAGGGATATCAAGATCAAGAAGCGGCCTGCCTTTGGCTTCGATAATGAGAGAAGCAGGCTGCTGGTATATTCAGACGACAAGCTGAACTCTTTCAGCCTTACCGATGGCAATATGAGCATATTGAATGAGGAGTTCCCATTGAAAGATTATGATGAAGACAGGGAACTCGCTTCCATCGAAGTGCGTAAGAATGGCTACTTCATCAGCTCATTGCAGAATACTGCCATGGTGGACTTCGACGGAAAAATGCTCTACAATAATAATTTCAGGGAAGCGGGCCTGAGCAAAGGCGTACGTGGACTGATGAAAGGAGTTGGTTATGCAGCCGGCGCCTATTCTGCCGTTAGCGGCCTGCAATCCCTGCGTGCCCGCCCGATGAAAGATCAGAACGGTAAATCCATCGCCAATAACTATGAGCTCTATCAGGATGAAAGCTCTTCTGCCTACAAACGCTCCGCAGCATCTGACGTTGCCTCTGCCGGCGTGTTTGAACTGGCCAGTAAAAGATATAACGCCACCAAACAATCGAAAGACGCCATCTTCATCCTTACCAGCCTGGAAGGTATTTCAGGGCTTGTGAAAATAGATAAAGATTCAGGCAAAACCCTTGCCAGCATTCCGTTTGGCGACAAGGATCCTGCCTATATCATCGATGAAGCCGAGAATAAATTGTACGTGGTGATCAAAGACAAATTTGTACAGGGATATAACCTGAACCAATAA
- a CDS encoding lysozyme inhibitor LprI family protein — protein sequence MKRTSISIILVFFFSICYAQSQSGMNQSSGDDFKQADKELNQVYQKIQQEYKGQTDFLKSLKASQQLWIKFRDAEMLVKYPKSKQAGYGSVFPMCWSGYKAELTRQRTKTLQVWLDGIEEGDTCSGSVKTKQ from the coding sequence ATGAAGCGCACATCCATTTCCATTATTCTTGTATTCTTCTTTTCAATTTGTTATGCCCAATCGCAGTCCGGGATGAATCAAAGCTCAGGTGATGATTTCAAACAGGCCGACAAGGAATTGAACCAGGTGTACCAGAAGATCCAGCAGGAATACAAGGGACAGACGGATTTCCTCAAAAGCCTGAAAGCCTCACAGCAGCTCTGGATCAAATTCCGTGATGCGGAAATGCTGGTGAAATATCCCAAAAGCAAACAGGCGGGTTATGGCAGCGTATTCCCAATGTGCTGGAGTGGGTACAAAGCAGAGCTGACGCGCCAAAGGACCAAAACTTTACAGGTCTGGCTGGATGGTATCGAAGAAGGGGATACCTGCAGCGGCTCCGTGAAAACGAAACAATAG